A region of Mesorhizobium sp. AR02 DNA encodes the following proteins:
- a CDS encoding DUF72 domain-containing protein yields MSKSGTIRSGMGGWTFEPWDTSFYPEKLSKAKQLQYASRQVPSIEVNGTYYSSFKEPTFVKWASEAPDGFVYALKGNRFVTNRRVLGDAGESMMRFLGSGVAALGEKLGPILWQFAPTKKFDPDDFEAFLKLLPEKQDGVALRHALEVRNDSFIVPEFAALARKYKAAIVYADHAKYPDIADVTGDFVYARLQTGSDDNPDCYTPKGLDEWAARVKTWAEGKQPTDLRRADPATDAPVQPRDVFVYFITEGKVRAPFGAMALMKRVAD; encoded by the coding sequence ATGAGCAAATCGGGAACAATCCGCTCCGGCATGGGCGGCTGGACGTTCGAGCCCTGGGATACGTCCTTCTATCCCGAGAAACTCTCCAAGGCCAAGCAGCTGCAATATGCCAGCCGGCAGGTGCCGAGCATCGAGGTCAACGGCACCTACTACTCCAGCTTCAAGGAGCCGACCTTCGTCAAATGGGCAAGCGAAGCGCCGGACGGTTTCGTCTATGCGCTGAAAGGCAACCGCTTCGTCACCAACCGCCGTGTGCTGGGCGATGCCGGTGAATCGATGATGCGCTTTCTGGGCTCCGGCGTTGCAGCACTTGGCGAGAAGCTCGGCCCGATCCTGTGGCAGTTCGCGCCGACGAAAAAGTTCGACCCGGACGATTTCGAAGCCTTCCTCAAACTGTTGCCGGAGAAACAGGATGGCGTCGCGCTGCGCCATGCGCTCGAAGTCCGCAACGACAGTTTCATCGTGCCGGAATTCGCAGCACTTGCCCGCAAATACAAGGCGGCGATCGTCTATGCCGACCATGCCAAATATCCTGATATCGCCGATGTCACCGGTGACTTCGTCTATGCACGGCTGCAGACCGGCTCGGACGACAATCCCGATTGCTACACGCCAAAGGGTCTCGACGAATGGGCGGCGCGAGTAAAAACCTGGGCTGAGGGCAAGCAGCCGACCGATTTGCGGCGTGCCGATCCCGCCACAGACGCGCCTGTGCAGCCACGCGACGTCTTCGTCTACTTCATCACCGAGGGCAAGGTGCGCGCACCGTTCGGGGCGATGGCGCTGATGAAGCGCGTAGCTGACTGA
- the urtC gene encoding urea ABC transporter permease subunit UrtC, whose product MITGRFFAAGADRRIAITIFILLAAAIVVPLLNLAVSPTSAFYVPAYIVALTGKYLCYALLALALDLVWGYCGILSLGHGAFFALGGYAMGMYLMRQIGSRGVYGNPILPDFMVFLNYKELPWFWYGFDHFWFAALMVLAVPGLLAFVFGWFAFRSRVTGVYLSIITQAMTYALLLAFFRNDMGFGGNNGLTDFKDILGFNVQADATRSALFAASAVMLAFAVFITWAIVGSKYGKLLMAVRDAESRTRFLGWRAENVKLFAFTVSAVMAGIAGALYVPQVGIINPGEFEPSNSIEVVIWAAVGGRGTIVGPIIGALLVNAGKSWFTGVLPELWLFALGGLFVAVTLLLPKGIIGMWDSWRGNAKALRAASIAEEAGTEVGGATATSKPARSPARNPGEWSWSDPEPQAAE is encoded by the coding sequence ATGATCACGGGACGTTTCTTCGCCGCAGGCGCTGACCGCCGCATCGCCATCACCATCTTCATCCTGCTGGCTGCGGCCATTGTCGTGCCGCTGCTCAACCTGGCGGTGTCGCCGACCAGCGCCTTCTACGTCCCGGCCTATATCGTGGCGCTGACCGGCAAATATCTCTGCTATGCGCTGCTGGCGCTCGCGCTCGACCTGGTCTGGGGCTATTGCGGCATCCTCTCGCTCGGCCACGGCGCCTTCTTCGCGCTCGGCGGCTATGCGATGGGCATGTATCTGATGCGCCAGATCGGCTCACGCGGCGTCTATGGCAACCCGATCCTGCCGGATTTCATGGTCTTCCTGAACTACAAGGAATTGCCGTGGTTCTGGTATGGTTTCGACCATTTCTGGTTCGCCGCGCTCATGGTGCTGGCAGTGCCCGGCCTGCTCGCCTTCGTCTTCGGCTGGTTTGCCTTCCGCAGCCGCGTCACCGGCGTCTATCTCTCCATCATCACCCAGGCGATGACCTATGCGCTGCTGCTGGCCTTCTTCCGCAACGATATGGGTTTCGGCGGCAATAACGGCCTGACCGATTTCAAGGATATTCTGGGCTTCAACGTGCAGGCCGACGCGACGCGTTCGGCGCTGTTCGCGGCCAGCGCGGTGATGCTGGCGTTCGCCGTGTTCATCACCTGGGCGATCGTCGGCTCCAAATACGGCAAGCTGCTGATGGCCGTGCGCGACGCCGAGAGCCGCACGCGCTTCCTCGGCTGGCGGGCGGAGAACGTAAAGCTGTTCGCCTTCACCGTATCGGCCGTCATGGCCGGCATTGCCGGAGCGCTCTACGTGCCGCAGGTCGGCATCATCAATCCCGGCGAGTTCGAACCGTCCAATTCGATCGAGGTGGTGATCTGGGCGGCCGTCGGCGGGCGCGGCACCATTGTCGGTCCGATCATCGGCGCGCTGCTCGTCAATGCCGGAAAATCCTGGTTCACCGGCGTGCTGCCGGAACTCTGGCTGTTTGCGCTGGGCGGCCTGTTCGTTGCCGTCACGCTGCTCCTGCCGAAGGGCATTATCGGCATGTGGGATAGCTGGCGCGGCAATGCGAAGGCGTTGCGCGCAGCCTCCATTGCTGAAGAAGCCGGCACCGAGGTTGGAGGGGCGACCGCGACTTCGAAGCCCGCTCGCTCGCCAGCGAGAAATCCAGGCGAATGGTCCTGGTCCGACCCCGAGCCGCAGGCGGCGGAGTAG
- the urtB gene encoding urea ABC transporter permease subunit UrtB: MKILHAMGLALLFLLTTLSSSGAAEADLRAIIAKFATVTDFSETGAVVHELTATGDPAVERALAALADGNLYIRTADSMVFVGKEGDEGVQLFDPLSGEAAGEASEDDITKITVNNTLRRAIRDALGTLTLGSKDPTVRIAAADTMFKTPDAANIEPLDAAIASETVASVKALLEQARAASILVSDKPDADKLAAIALIGARGDRNAVSLLTSVEANASGAVKEAATAAIANINSTLAFWDAGQNIWYGISLGSVLLLAAIGLAITFGVMGVINMAHGEMVMLGAYTTFVVQQVIRTSFPGLFDWSLVIALPLAFLVAALVGLVIERGVIRFLYGRPLETLLATWGVSLILQQAVRSIFGPTNQEVGNPSWMSGSFDVGQLAITWNRLWILVFALTVFGVLLYVMKRTPWGLQMRAVTANRRIAASMGIRTPWVDALTFALGSGIAGIAGVALSQIDNVSPNLGRGYIIDSFMVVVFGGVGNLWGTLVGAFSLGIVNKVLEPYAGAVLGKIVVLVLIILFIQKRPRGLFALKGRAVEA; encoded by the coding sequence ATGAAGATTTTGCATGCGATGGGCCTGGCGCTTTTGTTCCTGCTGACGACGCTGTCGTCTTCGGGCGCTGCGGAAGCCGATCTGCGTGCCATTATCGCCAAGTTCGCGACAGTAACGGACTTTTCCGAGACGGGAGCCGTCGTTCACGAATTGACAGCCACAGGGGATCCCGCTGTCGAACGGGCGCTTGCTGCATTGGCTGACGGCAATCTCTACATTCGCACGGCTGACTCGATGGTGTTTGTCGGCAAGGAGGGCGATGAAGGCGTCCAGCTTTTTGACCCGCTGAGCGGCGAGGCAGCGGGCGAGGCCTCCGAAGACGACATAACCAAAATCACTGTCAACAACACCTTGCGCCGCGCCATTCGCGATGCATTGGGCACGTTGACGCTTGGGTCCAAGGATCCGACGGTCCGCATCGCCGCCGCCGACACTATGTTCAAGACACCTGATGCCGCCAATATCGAGCCGCTCGACGCAGCGATCGCCAGTGAAACCGTGGCGAGCGTCAAGGCTCTGCTGGAGCAGGCGCGTGCCGCGTCCATACTGGTTTCAGACAAGCCCGATGCAGACAAGCTCGCGGCAATCGCCCTGATCGGTGCGCGTGGCGACCGCAACGCGGTTTCGCTGCTCACCTCCGTCGAGGCCAACGCCTCTGGAGCAGTCAAGGAAGCGGCGACGGCTGCGATCGCCAACATCAATTCGACGCTGGCCTTCTGGGATGCCGGCCAGAACATCTGGTACGGCATTTCGCTGGGCTCGGTGCTGCTGCTCGCCGCGATCGGGCTTGCCATCACCTTCGGCGTCATGGGCGTCATCAACATGGCGCATGGCGAGATGGTCATGCTTGGCGCCTACACGACCTTCGTCGTCCAGCAGGTGATCCGCACCTCCTTTCCCGGCCTGTTCGACTGGTCTCTGGTCATCGCGCTGCCGCTAGCCTTCCTGGTCGCAGCACTTGTCGGCCTGGTCATCGAGCGCGGCGTTATACGCTTCCTCTATGGCCGTCCGCTGGAGACGCTGCTGGCGACCTGGGGCGTTTCGCTGATCCTGCAGCAGGCGGTGCGTTCGATCTTCGGGCCGACCAACCAGGAGGTCGGCAACCCCTCCTGGATGTCGGGTTCGTTCGACGTCGGGCAGCTGGCCATCACCTGGAACCGTCTGTGGATCCTGGTTTTCGCGCTCACGGTCTTCGGTGTGTTGCTTTACGTGATGAAGCGCACGCCCTGGGGCTTGCAGATGCGTGCCGTCACCGCCAACCGGCGCATAGCCGCTTCGATGGGCATCAGGACACCGTGGGTCGACGCGCTGACATTCGCGCTCGGATCTGGCATTGCCGGTATCGCCGGCGTCGCGCTCAGCCAGATCGACAATGTCTCGCCCAATCTCGGCCGCGGCTACATCATCGACAGTTTCATGGTCGTCGTCTTCGGCGGCGTCGGCAATCTCTGGGGCACGCTGGTCGGCGCCTTTTCGCTCGGCATCGTCAACAAGGTCCTCGAACCCTATGCCGGCGCCGTGCTCGGCAAGATCGTCGTGCTGGTGCTGATCATCCTGTTCATCCAGAAGCGCCCGCGCGGCCTGTTCGCGCTCAAGGGCAGGGCGGTGGAAGCATGA
- the urtE gene encoding urea ABC transporter ATP-binding subunit UrtE, with amino-acid sequence MLEVSNATLHYGAAQALRGVSLKAGAGKITCVLGRNGVGKTSLMRSIVGHHRLTSGSVAFEGKALDRSAAYDRARSGIAFVPQGREIFPLLTVRENLESGFAPLKRADRNVPAHVFELFPVLKQMLGRRGGDLSGGQQQQLAIGRALVMRPKLLVLDEPTEGIQPSIIKDIGRAIRYLRDQAGIAVLLVEQYLDFCRELADEVNIMDRGQIVHTGPAEDLDRAEVRKFLTV; translated from the coding sequence ATGCTCGAAGTTTCAAACGCCACGCTCCATTACGGCGCCGCCCAGGCGCTGCGCGGCGTTTCGCTGAAGGCGGGCGCCGGCAAGATTACTTGCGTGCTCGGCCGCAACGGCGTCGGCAAGACCAGTTTGATGAGATCGATCGTCGGCCACCACCGGCTGACGAGCGGAAGCGTTGCCTTCGAGGGGAAGGCGCTCGACCGGAGCGCGGCGTATGACCGCGCCCGGTCGGGCATCGCATTCGTACCGCAGGGCAGGGAGATCTTTCCCCTGCTCACTGTGCGCGAAAACCTGGAATCGGGTTTTGCACCTTTGAAGCGTGCCGACCGCAACGTGCCGGCGCATGTCTTCGAGCTGTTTCCGGTGCTGAAGCAGATGCTCGGCCGCCGTGGCGGCGATCTTTCCGGCGGTCAGCAGCAGCAACTTGCCATCGGCAGGGCGCTGGTGATGCGGCCGAAGCTGCTGGTGCTGGATGAGCCCACCGAAGGCATACAGCCGTCGATCATCAAGGATATCGGTCGCGCCATCCGTTACCTGCGCGACCAGGCCGGCATCGCGGTGCTGCTGGTCGAACAATATCTCGACTTCTGCCGCGAGCTTGCCGATGAGGTCAACATCATGGACCGCGGCCAGATCGTCCACACAGGCCCGGCGGAAGATTTAGACCGGGCTGAAGTACGCAAGTTCCTTACCGTCTAG
- the urtD gene encoding urea ABC transporter ATP-binding protein UrtD, whose protein sequence is MSKSNTILYLDGVSVSFDGFRAINNLSLVLDKGEMRAIIGPNGAGKTTMMDIVTGKTRPDEGEVFFDGQVDLTRHDEAEIAMMGIGRKFQKPTVFESHTIEENLMLALKGPRSIFPALFHRRSAAEARQIDDILGIIRLGDKRHELAANLSHGQKQWLEIGMLLAQDPKLLLVDEPVAGMTDAETEETARLLKDIARDHSVIVVEHDMHFVRELGVKVTCLHEGSVLSEGTLDFVSADERVVEVYLGR, encoded by the coding sequence ATGAGCAAATCGAACACCATCCTCTATCTCGACGGCGTCTCGGTCTCCTTCGACGGCTTTCGCGCCATCAACAATCTGTCGCTGGTGCTCGACAAGGGTGAGATGCGCGCCATCATCGGCCCCAACGGCGCCGGCAAGACGACGATGATGGACATCGTCACCGGCAAGACGCGGCCCGACGAGGGCGAAGTGTTCTTCGACGGCCAGGTGGATCTCACCAGGCATGACGAGGCCGAGATCGCCATGATGGGCATCGGCCGCAAATTCCAGAAGCCGACGGTCTTCGAGAGCCACACGATCGAAGAAAACCTGATGCTGGCGCTGAAGGGCCCGCGTTCGATCTTCCCGGCGCTTTTTCATCGCCGCTCGGCGGCCGAGGCGCGGCAGATCGACGACATTCTCGGCATCATCCGGCTGGGTGACAAGCGCCATGAGCTGGCGGCCAATCTCAGCCACGGCCAGAAACAGTGGCTGGAGATCGGCATGCTGTTGGCACAGGATCCAAAGCTGCTTTTGGTGGACGAGCCGGTGGCCGGCATGACCGATGCCGAGACCGAGGAGACCGCGCGACTGCTCAAGGACATTGCGCGCGACCATTCGGTTATCGTCGTCGAGCACGACATGCATTTCGTGCGCGAACTCGGCGTCAAGGTAACCTGTCTGCATGAGGGCTCGGTGCTGTCGGAAGGCACACTCGATTTTGTCTCGGCCGACGAGCGCGTTGTCGAAGTCTATCTGGGGAGATGA
- a CDS encoding sensor domain-containing diguanylate cyclase, giving the protein MSLDYTSLLLAVGFSAACLSLTLFGMWLTARTEKFLLTWAISLVFVVGDIFVYDAYIDMPGRLLGIATLALLLLGFSTMLGAAYQFRTGGSPLPRALWGCASLVVALPAMALGYDGLGFMFENLFAALLLFATAFEYWRGRDEAPALTIGITTLYSATAVSFMLCAAVLAWDGKLVLGHAPSNWAEELSLIVVIASMTGIGALSLALNQGRLARHHRRNALTDPLTGLLNRRALFDLHGNVPVGAFTAVIVFDLDNFKAINDEFGHAAGDEVLKVFAGELAGNLRQTDVAARMGGEEFALVLKRTLPETVEQAAERIRTAFATRLIETETGSLRCTVSAGFAFGSKEGLSFDKVLSAADKALYDAKRGGRNRVTASPFRRAS; this is encoded by the coding sequence ATGTCGCTCGACTACACTTCACTTCTGCTGGCTGTCGGTTTCTCCGCAGCTTGCCTGAGCCTGACATTGTTCGGCATGTGGCTGACCGCCCGCACGGAAAAATTCCTGCTGACATGGGCGATCAGCCTGGTGTTCGTGGTCGGCGATATCTTTGTCTATGACGCCTATATCGACATGCCCGGGCGCCTGCTCGGCATCGCCACCCTTGCCCTCCTGCTGCTCGGTTTCTCGACCATGTTGGGCGCGGCCTACCAGTTCAGAACCGGCGGCTCGCCGCTGCCGCGGGCACTGTGGGGCTGTGCCTCGCTGGTGGTGGCGCTGCCTGCCATGGCTCTGGGCTATGACGGCCTCGGCTTCATGTTCGAGAACCTGTTCGCCGCCCTGCTGCTGTTCGCGACGGCGTTCGAATACTGGAGGGGCCGCGACGAAGCCCCTGCCTTGACGATCGGCATCACCACGCTCTATTCGGCCACCGCCGTTTCCTTCATGCTGTGCGCGGCGGTCCTGGCATGGGACGGCAAGCTGGTTCTCGGACATGCGCCCAGCAACTGGGCGGAGGAACTGAGCCTCATCGTCGTCATCGCCAGCATGACGGGTATTGGCGCCCTGTCGCTTGCGCTCAACCAGGGGCGTCTGGCCAGGCACCACCGCCGCAACGCTCTCACCGATCCCTTGACCGGCCTGCTCAACCGGCGCGCGCTGTTTGACCTGCATGGCAATGTCCCGGTCGGCGCCTTTACCGCTGTGATCGTCTTCGACCTCGACAATTTCAAAGCCATCAACGACGAGTTCGGCCACGCGGCGGGCGACGAGGTGCTGAAGGTGTTCGCCGGGGAACTCGCCGGCAATCTTCGCCAGACCGACGTCGCCGCGCGCATGGGCGGCGAGGAATTCGCACTGGTGTTGAAACGCACTCTGCCGGAGACGGTTGAGCAAGCGGCAGAGCGCATCCGGACCGCTTTCGCGACGCGCCTGATAGAAACCGAAACGGGATCCTTGAGATGCACGGTCAGCGCCGGTTTCGCGTTTGGCAGCAAAGAGGGGCTCAGCTTCGACAAGGTGCTCAGCGCCGCCGACAAGGCGCTCTATGACGCCAAGCGCGGCGGCCGCAACCGCGTCACCGCCTCGCCATTCCGGCGCGCGAGTTGA